One stretch of Segatella copri DNA includes these proteins:
- the kdsB gene encoding 3-deoxy-manno-octulosonate cytidylyltransferase, giving the protein MKFIGIIPARYASTRFPGKPLAMLDGKPVIQHVYEKVAACLEAAYVATDDERIFNAVEAFGGKAVMTRKDHKSGTDRIEEAIEKIGGDWDVIVNVQGDEPFVDKSQLETICQCFDDPTTQIATLGKAFTSMEAVKNPNSPKIVVDNQGFAMYFSRSIIPYVRGKEEEEWLKSFPYLKHLGIYAYRKEVLKEVTKLPQSSLEIAESLEQLRWLQNGYKIKVGTTDVETVGIDTPEDLQRAEDFLKNRK; this is encoded by the coding sequence ATGAAATTTATAGGAATTATTCCAGCAAGATACGCATCAACACGTTTCCCGGGAAAGCCACTTGCCATGTTAGATGGCAAACCAGTGATACAGCATGTTTATGAGAAAGTAGCAGCTTGTCTAGAAGCAGCCTATGTTGCAACAGACGATGAGCGAATTTTCAATGCTGTAGAAGCATTTGGCGGTAAAGCTGTTATGACGCGCAAGGATCATAAGAGCGGTACTGACCGCATAGAAGAAGCTATCGAAAAAATTGGTGGAGACTGGGATGTCATTGTCAATGTTCAAGGAGATGAACCTTTTGTAGACAAGAGTCAATTGGAAACCATCTGCCAGTGTTTTGATGACCCAACAACCCAAATTGCCACTTTAGGAAAAGCTTTTACCAGTATGGAAGCTGTAAAAAATCCTAATAGTCCAAAGATTGTTGTAGACAATCAAGGCTTTGCTATGTATTTTTCTCGCAGCATCATTCCATACGTAAGAGGAAAGGAAGAGGAAGAATGGCTCAAGAGTTTTCCTTATCTGAAACATTTGGGCATCTATGCTTACCGCAAAGAAGTTTTAAAAGAGGTAACCAAACTGCCACAAAGCTCACTAGAAATAGCAGAGAGCCTGGAACAGCTTCGATGGCTGCAGAATGGCTACAAGATAAAAGTTGGTACTACAGATGTAGAAACTGTAGGCATCGACACGCCAGAAGATTTGCAGCGGGCAGAAGACTTTTTGAAAAACAGAAAGTAA
- a CDS encoding ABC transporter permease, with protein sequence MNYQNLFKIAIRAIAANKMRSFLTALGIIIGIAAVITMLAIGQGSKASIKANIAEMGSNMIMISPGADMRGGVRQDASSMETLKQADYQSIKDECNYISAISPTVNSSGQWIYGNNNTQSSIYGVNQDYLSIRQLKVADGEMFTDTDIKAASKVCILGQTVVDYLFPDGSDPIGKVVRFNSIPFRVIGVLKKKGYNSMGMDQDDLVLAPYTTVMKRIMAQTYLGGIVCSAITEEASQPAQDQITEILRRKHKLKDATDTTEADEDDFNIRSQEEISSMMNSTMSTITILLGSVAGISLLVGGIGIMNIMYVSVTERTREIGLRMSVGARGIDILNQFLIEAILLSVTGGIIGVILGVSLSLSLNSFFHIATQIEPWSIIMSFAVCTFTGVFFGWYPAKKAARLDPIEAIRYE encoded by the coding sequence ATGAATTATCAGAATCTTTTCAAAATAGCCATCCGCGCCATTGCTGCCAACAAAATGCGCTCTTTCCTTACCGCACTTGGCATCATCATCGGTATTGCTGCGGTTATTACCATGCTTGCCATCGGACAAGGAAGTAAAGCCAGCATCAAGGCAAACATCGCAGAGATGGGATCAAACATGATTATGATTTCACCAGGTGCAGACATGCGTGGCGGTGTGAGACAGGATGCTTCGTCAATGGAGACGCTGAAGCAAGCCGACTATCAGAGCATCAAAGACGAATGTAATTATATCTCAGCTATTTCTCCTACTGTAAACAGTTCCGGACAGTGGATCTACGGAAACAACAACACCCAAAGTTCCATTTATGGTGTAAACCAAGACTATCTTTCCATCCGACAACTGAAAGTGGCAGATGGAGAAATGTTTACTGATACAGACATTAAGGCTGCATCTAAAGTTTGTATTTTGGGACAGACAGTAGTTGACTATCTTTTCCCTGATGGCAGTGATCCTATCGGTAAGGTTGTGCGATTTAACAGCATTCCATTCAGAGTAATCGGTGTCTTGAAGAAGAAAGGTTACAATAGTATGGGTATGGACCAGGATGATTTGGTACTTGCCCCCTATACAACAGTAATGAAGCGAATTATGGCACAAACCTATTTAGGAGGCATCGTCTGCTCAGCTATCACCGAAGAGGCTTCTCAACCTGCCCAAGATCAGATTACAGAAATATTGCGACGCAAACACAAATTGAAAGACGCAACAGATACTACTGAAGCAGATGAAGATGACTTCAATATCCGCTCTCAAGAGGAAATTTCAAGCATGATGAATTCTACCATGTCTACAATCACCATCCTGCTCGGATCCGTGGCAGGAATCTCGCTGCTGGTAGGCGGCATCGGAATCATGAACATCATGTATGTATCTGTAACAGAACGCACCCGCGAAATAGGTCTTCGAATGAGTGTGGGCGCACGAGGTATTGATATTTTGAACCAGTTTCTGATAGAAGCTATCTTACTTTCTGTAACTGGCGGTATTATAGGAGTGATATTGGGAGTTAGTTTATCGCTCAGTCTGAACTCTTTCTTCCATATAGCCACCCAAATAGAGCCTTGGAGCATTATTATGAGTTTTGCAGTCTGTACATTTACTGGCGTTTTCTTTGGATGGTATCCTGCAAAGAAGGCAGCAAGGCTCGACCCTATCGAGGCTATCAGATACGAATAA
- a CDS encoding ABC transporter ATP-binding protein, whose translation MTNDNIQANSEKKVVIELDNVRRDFLVGEETVHALKGVSFKIYEGEFVTIMGKSGSGKSTLLNQLGCLDTPSSGEYYLDGVSVRKMSRNDRAILRNRKIGFIFQNYNLLPKTTSVENVELPLMYNPNVSAEERKQRAIESLKAVGLGERLYHKSNQMSGGQMQRVAIARALVNNPAVILADEATGNLDTRTSFEILVLFQKLYAEGRTIIFVTHNPDIANYSSRNIELRDGHIISDTYNEHILSAAEGLAALPANTDE comes from the coding sequence ATGACAAACGACAATATTCAAGCAAACAGCGAAAAGAAAGTTGTGATAGAACTCGACAATGTTCGTCGCGACTTTCTTGTGGGTGAGGAAACTGTCCACGCCCTAAAAGGTGTAAGCTTTAAAATATACGAAGGTGAGTTTGTTACCATCATGGGTAAATCAGGATCAGGTAAATCTACCCTGCTGAACCAGCTAGGTTGTCTCGATACCCCATCCAGTGGCGAATACTATCTGGATGGAGTAAGCGTACGAAAGATGTCACGTAATGATCGCGCCATTCTTAGAAACCGAAAGATTGGATTCATCTTCCAGAACTACAATCTTCTACCGAAGACTACAAGTGTAGAAAATGTAGAACTTCCACTGATGTACAACCCGAACGTAAGCGCAGAAGAACGAAAGCAACGTGCTATCGAATCGCTGAAAGCTGTTGGTTTAGGAGAACGTCTCTATCATAAGAGTAATCAGATGTCTGGAGGACAGATGCAGCGTGTAGCCATAGCTCGTGCGTTGGTCAACAACCCCGCTGTGATACTTGCTGATGAAGCTACGGGTAATCTCGACACCAGAACCAGTTTCGAGATTCTGGTACTCTTCCAGAAACTTTATGCAGAAGGAAGAACCATCATCTTCGTTACCCATAACCCAGACATTGCAAATTATTCGAGTCGTAATATCGAACTGCGTGATGGTCACATCATCAGCGACACCTATAACGAACATATTCTCTCGGCAGCCGAAGGTCTGGCAGCCTTGCCGGCCAACACGGACGAATAA
- a CDS encoding efflux RND transporter periplasmic adaptor subunit translates to MKKLRISKIWIAMIVVIIVAVAAWLFSGSKNEEQIDFKQEAVTTQTLQNSVTATGTIEAVTSVTVGTQVSGIVNKLYVDYNSQVKKGEVIAELDKTNLMSELNTAKANLASAQSSLNYQSANMSRYQTLYKKGLVSADDYENALLTYRQAKEQVASAKENVQKAQTNLSYATITSPIDGTVISKSVEEGQTVAASFNTPELFTIAKDLTNMQVIANVDEADIGGVKEGDRVNFTVDAYPDDVFQGTVKQVRLEATTTNNVVTYEVVISAPNADLKLKPGLTANVTIFTQERAGILAVANKALRFTPTKETVGKNIKIVDCKGKNKVWTLANNTLTAHSVTIGQSDGIHTEIIKGLKKGQKIVTEIIVNTPEENEEPQQSQGLISGPGPRGKKK, encoded by the coding sequence ATGAAAAAACTTAGAATCAGCAAAATCTGGATTGCCATGATTGTGGTAATCATCGTAGCTGTGGCAGCATGGCTGTTCTCAGGAAGCAAAAACGAAGAGCAAATAGACTTCAAGCAAGAAGCAGTAACCACACAAACATTACAGAATAGTGTAACTGCAACCGGTACTATTGAAGCGGTAACTTCTGTAACGGTTGGTACACAGGTGAGTGGTATTGTAAACAAACTTTATGTTGATTACAATTCGCAGGTAAAAAAAGGTGAAGTCATAGCTGAACTCGACAAAACCAACCTGATGAGCGAGTTGAATACTGCCAAAGCTAACCTGGCAAGTGCGCAAAGCAGTTTGAACTATCAGAGTGCAAACATGAGCCGCTACCAGACCCTCTATAAGAAAGGTTTGGTAAGTGCTGACGATTATGAAAATGCGCTTCTCACCTATCGCCAGGCGAAAGAGCAAGTAGCTTCGGCCAAGGAAAATGTACAGAAAGCCCAAACCAACCTGAGCTATGCTACAATTACATCCCCAATAGATGGAACTGTCATATCAAAAAGCGTAGAGGAAGGACAGACCGTAGCAGCAAGTTTCAACACGCCAGAACTCTTTACTATCGCTAAAGATCTGACCAACATGCAGGTGATTGCAAATGTTGACGAGGCAGATATAGGCGGTGTAAAAGAAGGTGACCGCGTTAATTTTACAGTAGATGCTTATCCTGACGATGTATTCCAGGGAACAGTAAAACAGGTTCGTCTGGAAGCTACTACAACAAACAATGTAGTTACTTACGAAGTTGTCATCTCTGCACCCAACGCAGATCTCAAGTTAAAACCAGGACTGACTGCAAATGTTACCATCTTTACACAAGAACGAGCTGGTATTCTTGCCGTTGCCAACAAAGCACTCCGCTTTACTCCAACCAAGGAAACAGTGGGAAAGAACATCAAGATTGTTGACTGCAAAGGAAAGAACAAAGTTTGGACGCTTGCTAACAATACCCTTACAGCTCATTCTGTAACCATCGGTCAGAGCGACGGTATACATACTGAAATTATCAAGGGCTTGAAGAAGGGACAGAAGATTGTAACTGAAATCATAGTTAATACCCCTGAAGAGAATGAGGAGCCTCAACAAAGTCAAGGTTTGATTAGCGGTCCTGGACCTAGAGGAAAGAAAAAATAA
- a CDS encoding TolC family protein: MNASLKNMAVALFIMSAPIAVQAKQWSLQDCISYALANNIQLQKTQLTKASAQEDYLQSKSALLPSLSASTNQNVNYTPWVSNGISGEGFSKASIDKVYYNGSYSVMGNYTIWNGNKNRNQVKLNKLAKEAAQLDSTAQALNLQEQIAQLYVQILYSTEAINVNKESYQSSVQNEERGKEMVKIGKMSQADLAQLTAQRAQDEFNIVQAESNVKNYKRQLKEILQITSEEAFDIAIPSTTDQMALASIPGMNSVYTAALQNRPEFLSYQNQLDQNDLNIKIAKAGKLPTISANAGATTSTTSMNKNGWGSQIKTNFSLGGGIGVSIPIFDNRQTKTSVNKALIQRESILLDIKNEQTKLYSTIENYWLQANTNQSQFKAAKVSSESAQTSYDLLSEQFKLGLKNIVELRTGKDNLLKAKQNELQAKYLTILNINMLKFYQNGRI; the protein is encoded by the coding sequence ATGAACGCAAGTTTAAAAAACATGGCGGTAGCGCTGTTCATCATGTCGGCTCCTATCGCTGTACAAGCTAAGCAATGGTCACTGCAGGATTGTATCAGTTACGCACTGGCTAACAACATTCAACTGCAGAAGACTCAACTCACAAAAGCTTCAGCTCAGGAGGACTATCTGCAATCAAAGTCAGCACTTCTGCCATCGCTCTCTGCCAGCACCAATCAAAATGTAAACTATACGCCTTGGGTTTCTAATGGAATCAGCGGAGAAGGTTTCAGCAAAGCTTCCATCGACAAGGTATATTACAATGGCAGCTATAGCGTGATGGGCAATTACACGATTTGGAACGGAAACAAAAACAGAAATCAGGTGAAACTGAACAAGCTGGCAAAGGAAGCGGCACAACTCGATTCGACAGCACAAGCCCTCAACCTGCAAGAACAGATAGCTCAACTTTACGTACAGATACTCTACTCTACAGAGGCTATCAACGTAAACAAAGAAAGTTATCAGTCGAGTGTTCAAAACGAAGAGCGTGGTAAGGAAATGGTAAAAATTGGCAAGATGAGCCAAGCAGACTTAGCACAACTCACAGCACAGAGAGCACAAGATGAGTTTAACATCGTGCAGGCTGAAAGCAACGTAAAGAACTACAAACGACAGTTGAAGGAAATCCTGCAGATTACCAGTGAAGAAGCTTTCGACATCGCTATTCCAAGCACAACTGACCAGATGGCTCTGGCCTCTATCCCAGGAATGAACAGTGTCTATACAGCTGCGCTTCAGAATCGCCCTGAGTTTTTGAGCTATCAAAACCAACTCGACCAGAACGATCTGAACATCAAGATTGCAAAGGCAGGAAAGTTGCCAACCATCAGCGCAAATGCAGGAGCTACGACCAGCACCACATCCATGAACAAAAACGGTTGGGGCAGCCAGATAAAAACCAACTTCAGCCTGGGTGGTGGAATCGGTGTCAGCATTCCTATCTTTGATAACCGACAGACCAAGACTTCTGTCAACAAAGCACTCATTCAGCGTGAAAGCATCCTGCTCGATATAAAGAATGAGCAAACTAAGCTCTACTCTACTATCGAAAACTATTGGTTGCAGGCTAATACAAACCAAAGCCAGTTTAAGGCTGCCAAGGTGAGCAGCGAGAGTGCCCAAACAAGCTACGATCTGTTAAGTGAGCAGTTTAAACTGGGATTAAAGAACATCGTAGAATTGAGAACTGGCAAAGATAATCTTCTGAAGGCTAAGCAGAACGAACTTCAGGCAAAGTATCTTACCATTCTGAATATCAACATGTTGAAATTCTACCAAAACGGCAGAATCTAA
- the metA gene encoding homoserine O-acetyltransferase MetA has protein sequence MPLRLPDKLPAIELLKHENIFVMDESRAHKQEIRPLKICVLNLMPLKITTETDLVRLLSNTPLQLEVYFMKLKSHTPKNTPIEHMMMFYKDFQELSKQKFDGMIVTGAPIETMAYEEVEYWPEIKEIFDWARTHVTSTLYICWGAQAGLYHFYGVPKYPLEKKMFGIFKQKPLDLSQPIFRGFDDIFNMPHSRHTEVRREDIEKVPGLDIIAESPESGVSIVMARNGREFFVTGHLEYAPNTLDKEYKRDMGKRDDVELPKNYYYHDDPNEEPLVTWRAHANLFYSNWINYYVYQETPYNIDEIS, from the coding sequence ATGCCGTTAAGATTACCAGATAAGCTTCCAGCTATCGAACTGCTGAAGCATGAGAATATATTCGTGATGGACGAAAGTCGTGCGCATAAACAGGAGATTCGTCCGTTAAAAATCTGTGTGCTCAATTTGATGCCCCTCAAGATTACGACCGAGACAGATCTCGTTCGTCTTCTGTCGAATACTCCTCTTCAGTTAGAGGTTTATTTTATGAAGTTGAAAAGTCACACGCCAAAGAATACTCCAATAGAGCACATGATGATGTTCTACAAGGATTTTCAGGAACTTTCCAAACAGAAGTTTGATGGAATGATAGTTACCGGTGCTCCTATCGAAACGATGGCTTATGAGGAGGTAGAATATTGGCCTGAAATCAAAGAGATTTTTGATTGGGCCCGTACCCATGTTACTTCAACACTCTATATCTGCTGGGGTGCCCAGGCTGGTCTTTATCATTTTTATGGTGTTCCTAAGTATCCTTTAGAGAAGAAGATGTTTGGTATTTTTAAGCAGAAGCCTCTCGATTTGTCTCAGCCAATCTTCCGCGGTTTCGATGATATCTTTAATATGCCTCATAGTCGCCATACGGAGGTAAGACGTGAGGATATTGAAAAAGTGCCAGGACTTGACATCATTGCCGAATCGCCTGAAAGCGGTGTCAGCATTGTGATGGCCAGAAACGGCCGCGAATTCTTTGTGACGGGTCATCTTGAGTATGCGCCAAACACGCTGGATAAGGAATATAAGCGTGATATGGGCAAGCGTGATGATGTAGAACTACCAAAAAATTATTATTATCATGACGATCCGAACGAAGAACCTTTGGTGACATGGCGTGCTCATGCCAACCTCTTTTATAGTAATTGGATCAACTATTATGTTTATCAGGAGACTCCTTACAATATTGACGAAATCAGTTAA
- a CDS encoding peptidase U32 family protein: MQTLELLAPAKNLECGIAAIDHGADAVYIGAPRFGARAAAGNSLEDIRQLCDYAHQFGAKVHVTVNTIIYQDEMLDTLKMIQQLDEIGVDALLLQDMGVLTEVRAQNLWSRELHSSTQCDVRTPEKAYWLTTLGFKRVVLARELSLDEIKAIHQAIPDREIEVFVHGALCVSYSGVCYASEKCFGRSANRGECAQFCRMKFDLLDSNGQEIEHQRYLLSLKDLCQLDHLKDLADAGATSFKIEGRLKDINYVKNVVAAYSRQLDAIVKAEPRKYRRASVGHVQYNFTPNLKKTFNRGFTHYFLNGRQPDIASFDTPKAIGEFVGKVKEIRGNISFNVATVASFKNGDGLCFINDDRELEGFRVNRVEGNRLYPFGMPEHLRPGMALYRNNDRAFENLLARKSAERKIYIVIAMEPVMGNEFREEPQGVKAVVNIMKTIEADGGLIYQVAEVFKELKLEKAKRPQGENIKAQMSKLGDTIYEAYQVELLKGMETYFVPNSILTAIRRELIDELTKANQKQLDKSLWGGWDRTLFNNGFGFSQPGEHRLTKEEFTWQPEYGKWGYLYNIANYDARDFYQIHGLSPVVPAFELGKNIPSAWDAKTQEEYDENIEKDKANRSMQPKYTNEKGESLLMQCRHCIRYSLGYCVKRGGKKPSWREPLFLQLGDGRRFRLEFACNECQMNLYSEK, from the coding sequence ATGCAAACATTAGAATTATTGGCGCCTGCCAAGAACTTGGAATGTGGTATTGCAGCCATAGATCATGGTGCAGATGCCGTATATATTGGTGCACCTCGTTTTGGTGCACGAGCAGCAGCAGGCAATTCGCTGGAAGATATCAGACAGTTGTGTGATTATGCTCATCAGTTTGGAGCAAAGGTTCATGTTACAGTGAATACTATCATCTATCAGGATGAGATGTTGGATACGCTTAAGATGATCCAGCAACTTGATGAGATTGGTGTTGATGCACTTTTGCTGCAGGATATGGGTGTGCTTACTGAGGTGAGGGCGCAGAATTTGTGGAGTAGAGAATTGCATTCCAGTACCCAGTGTGATGTAAGAACTCCTGAAAAGGCGTATTGGCTTACCACGTTAGGTTTCAAACGTGTTGTTCTGGCTCGTGAGCTTTCGCTCGATGAAATCAAGGCGATCCATCAGGCGATTCCGGATAGAGAAATAGAGGTCTTTGTACATGGAGCGCTCTGCGTAAGCTATTCGGGTGTATGTTATGCTTCCGAGAAGTGTTTCGGGCGCTCTGCCAATCGTGGAGAATGTGCACAGTTCTGTCGTATGAAGTTTGATTTGCTTGATTCCAATGGACAGGAGATAGAACATCAGCGTTATCTGTTGTCGCTCAAGGATCTTTGTCAGCTTGATCATCTCAAGGATCTTGCTGATGCTGGAGCTACTTCGTTCAAGATAGAAGGAAGATTAAAAGATATCAACTACGTCAAGAATGTGGTGGCTGCCTATAGCAGACAACTCGATGCAATCGTAAAAGCTGAACCGCGTAAGTATCGCCGTGCATCGGTGGGACATGTTCAATATAATTTTACACCTAATCTGAAGAAGACTTTCAATCGTGGCTTTACCCATTATTTCCTGAATGGGCGACAGCCGGATATCGCTTCTTTCGATACTCCGAAAGCTATCGGCGAGTTTGTGGGCAAGGTTAAAGAAATACGTGGCAATATTTCTTTCAACGTTGCCACAGTAGCCAGCTTTAAAAATGGCGATGGACTGTGTTTTATCAATGATGACCGTGAGTTGGAAGGCTTTCGTGTGAACAGAGTAGAGGGCAATCGCCTCTATCCGTTTGGAATGCCTGAACATTTGCGTCCGGGCATGGCTCTTTATCGTAATAACGATCGTGCTTTCGAGAATTTGCTGGCCCGTAAGTCTGCTGAACGTAAAATCTATATTGTCATAGCAATGGAGCCTGTGATGGGCAATGAGTTCAGGGAAGAGCCGCAGGGGGTAAAGGCTGTTGTCAACATCATGAAGACGATAGAGGCTGATGGAGGCTTGATTTATCAGGTGGCTGAGGTGTTTAAAGAGTTGAAACTCGAAAAGGCGAAACGCCCGCAGGGCGAAAATATAAAGGCTCAGATGAGCAAACTGGGCGATACGATTTACGAAGCTTACCAGGTAGAACTTCTGAAGGGAATGGAGACATACTTCGTTCCGAACAGTATTCTCACTGCTATCCGGCGTGAATTGATAGATGAACTTACCAAGGCAAATCAGAAACAGCTTGATAAGTCGTTGTGGGGTGGATGGGATAGAACCTTGTTCAACAATGGTTTTGGATTCAGTCAGCCCGGTGAGCACCGACTTACGAAAGAGGAATTTACTTGGCAGCCGGAATACGGAAAATGGGGATATCTCTATAATATAGCTAACTATGATGCAAGAGATTTTTATCAGATTCATGGTCTGTCGCCAGTAGTTCCGGCATTTGAGTTGGGTAAGAATATTCCTTCTGCATGGGATGCTAAGACCCAGGAAGAATATGATGAGAATATAGAAAAAGACAAGGCAAACCGAAGTATGCAGCCTAAGTATACCAATGAAAAGGGAGAATCGCTCCTCATGCAGTGCCGCCATTGTATCCGCTATTCGTTGGGCTACTGTGTGAAGCGTGGAGGCAAGAAACCATCTTGGAGAGAGCCTCTCTTCCTGCAGTTGGGTGACGGTCGCCGCTTCCGTCTGGAGTTTGCGTGCAACGAATGTCAGATGAACTTATATAGTGAGAAATAA
- a CDS encoding zinc ribbon domain-containing protein gives MKKKWTIQILCMLGILLMFSSCYHRRAHHQMHAAMVEYSNKQLDSISFSTTHHYTNKFNFLVFKDSLELIAQQPEEFLSNLPIDSFAVRKNRLLVVTDIRMVPQDSIDSVWVQLATEDNQFGWTRESRLLPKVVPDDPISEFIMTFSNTHLLIFLVIIIIIAVAYTVRKIFHSNGKLVHFNDIDSPYPTALVLIVSISATFYATIQLFLPEVWRHFYFHPTLNPFAVPPILGFFLATVWAILIVGLACVDEVKHRLPAGDAVLYLGGLVGVCAIDYIIFSVTTLYYIGYLLLVAYIWFAIRAYLFPHK, from the coding sequence ATGAAAAAGAAATGGACGATACAGATTCTTTGTATGCTGGGCATCCTCTTGATGTTCAGCAGTTGTTATCATCGCCGTGCTCATCACCAGATGCATGCTGCTATGGTAGAGTACAGCAATAAACAACTCGATTCCATTTCGTTTTCTACCACCCATCATTATACCAACAAATTCAATTTTCTGGTATTCAAGGATTCCCTGGAATTGATAGCGCAACAGCCTGAAGAGTTTTTGAGCAATTTGCCTATCGACTCCTTCGCCGTCCGAAAGAACCGCCTGCTGGTGGTTACGGATATCCGTATGGTTCCTCAGGATTCTATAGATTCTGTTTGGGTGCAGTTGGCTACTGAAGATAATCAGTTTGGTTGGACCCGTGAGTCCCGTCTGCTGCCGAAGGTTGTGCCCGATGATCCTATTTCAGAGTTCATCATGACCTTCAGCAATACTCACTTGCTCATCTTCCTGGTTATCATTATCATCATAGCCGTAGCCTATACAGTTCGTAAGATTTTCCATAGTAATGGTAAACTGGTTCATTTTAATGATATTGATTCACCATATCCTACAGCCTTGGTGCTTATTGTTTCGATATCAGCAACCTTCTATGCAACCATTCAGTTGTTTTTGCCAGAAGTATGGCGTCATTTCTATTTTCATCCTACGCTCAATCCTTTTGCCGTACCGCCAATATTGGGCTTCTTCCTGGCTACCGTCTGGGCGATATTGATAGTAGGACTGGCTTGTGTTGATGAGGTGAAACACCGTTTGCCGGCAGGCGATGCAGTTCTGTATCTGGGTGGTTTAGTGGGTGTTTGCGCCATTGATTACATCATTTTCAGTGTCACTACCTTATATTATATAGGTTATTTACTGCTCGTAGCCTATATATGGTTTGCCATACGGGCTTATCTGTTTCCTCATAAATAA